The Vanessa atalanta chromosome 24, ilVanAtal1.2, whole genome shotgun sequence genome has a segment encoding these proteins:
- the LOC125073512 gene encoding suppressor of tumorigenicity 14 protein homolog, with protein MNDQELAADFNGDEQTDDMVDDSVSDKELVSLLEEKYRFVNDNSSKRYRIESDGKVYPVFPDSKKDRQLAWAFRSYAVRRIIGGMETCINLYPYNVAISRTGKHWCGGSIIDEQWILTAGHCFESAHDGDKRKLVPFIVRAGSSFHNRGGYQARVNKVFFPIGYSPGNADFDYSLLRLDRPLPIGRNIAVLNLPAKDFAIEPDDILIVTGWGSTHETGYGHIPERLRFVPVPIMKLQECQEAYRFYITPRMLCAGYATGGKDACNHDSGGPAVRDGVLIGIVSFGGKKCGDPRSPGVYSRVAEITEWVEATISDNEAYTVPELKTKIEKARQRERELKKFKARVEEKKNKIKNWIRETLKSPTFLQLAKKKLAEAGFSVRRNFQRIQDEPEVLDERNMDEINLSNLINESILEDENENESELLLRTLAMQEIILNGNSEERLVSKDSIEEVEALVAYLTKI; from the exons atgaa tgatcAAGAATTAGCAGCTGATTTTAATGGTGATGAACAAACTGATGATATGGTTGATGATAGTGTTAGTGATAAAGAATTAGTTAGTTTATTAGAGGAAAAATATAGATTTGTCAATGACAATAGTTCTAAGAGATATCGTATTGAAAGCGATGGAAAAGTTTATCcag TTTTCCCAGATTCGAAAAAGGATCGTCAACTCGCTTGGGCATTTCGAAGCTATGCAGTTCGTCGAATAATAGGCGGTATGGAAACTTGCATCAACCTGTATCCGTACAACGTCGCTATATCCAGAACTGGGAAGCATTGGTGTGGGGGTTCCATTATTGACGAACAGTGGATATTGACTGCTGGGCATTGTTTTGAATC GGCTCATGATGGTGATAAGCGGAAACTTGTTCCATTTATCGTGAGGGCAGGGAGCTCGTTCCACAACCGCGGCGGATATCAAGCTAGAGTGAATAAG GTTTTCTTTCCAATCGGCTACTCGCCTGGTAATGCAGACTTCGACTATTCGTTGCTGCGGCTCGACAGGCCTCTTCCTATTGGACGAAACATAGCCGTCCTCAACTTACCAGCTAAGGATTTCGCGATCGAACCTGATGACATTCTGATCGTTACTGGATGGGGAAGCACGCAT GAAACCGGCTACGGTCATATACCAGAAAGGTTGCGCTTCGTTCCGGTACCGATAATGAAGCTACAGGAGTGCCAGGAGGCTTACCGCTTTTACATCACCCCGAGGATGCTGTGTGCAGGATACGCGACTGGTGGAAAAGATGCATGTAAC CATGACTCCGGTGGTCCAGCAGTGAGAGACGGCGTTCTTATTGGAATAGTTTCATTTGGTGGTAAAAAATGCGGTGACCCTCGATCCCCTGGTGTCTACAGTCGCGTCGCTGAGATCACCGAATGGGTGGAAGCGACCATATCTGATAACGAAGCGTATACCGTCCCGGAGCTAAAGACGAAGATTGAAAAAGCaagacagagagaaagagaattaaaaaa ATTCAAGGCGCGTGttgaagaaaagaaaaataagataaaGAATTGGATCCGCGAAACGCTGAAATCTCCAACATTCCTTCAACTGGCTAAAAAGAAACTCGCCGAAGCCGGTTTCAGTGTCCGAAGGAACTTTCAGCGAATACAGGATGAACCGGAAGTACTGGATGAAAGAAATATGgatgaaattaatttgtcaaATCTTATAAACGAATCGATTTTGGAAGATGAAAATGAAAACGAATCAGAATTACTTCTGAGAACATTGGCGATGcaggaaattatattaaacgggAACAGTGAGGAACGACTGGTTTCCAAAGACAGTATTGAAGAAGTTGAAGCTCTAGTTGCGTATCtaacgaaaatataa